From the Nocardiopsis changdeensis genome, one window contains:
- a CDS encoding serine hydrolase domain-containing protein, with translation MTLPATARPARPVAPARRSGPARALRGVSALLGACALLLLSAAPSAAAAVASAPPPTAGAGPATPSPEAVDALVEDYREATGLPGAAVVLTHGTDIVHVGGYGTTPDGAPVTGGTPMAMASVSKSFTALAVLQLAEAGELDLDDPVREHLPEFTMADPRAERITVRQLLDQTSGMSDAEFASYSRGRETLTLRESVADLRGARLAAEPGTRWEYHNPNYQVAARLVEVVGGRPFADHLGEEVFAPLGMDATTTIDTDLDLPADARGHVVVLGLALPADEPPGFGNGSGGVVSTAEDMGAWLTAHTAGGRGPDGEETGLLSPEGFEELYTPSEASGSYALGWSLGRTASGARIVEHSGQIMTATSHQALLPESGHGIAVMANTGTSGAGASALAAALVELVDSGAAPERPGAEGAWAVWTDAVLLALAAATVPLGVRGVRRAGGWALARSGRARWATAARLLPYALPPVSAVTLHEVLGWLYQGRDMAWFQPPYLFPAFWAALVVCSLGCCAVLAARLARLAALTRPGRPGGPERSSAAGVRTDG, from the coding sequence ATGACCCTCCCCGCGACCGCCCGCCCCGCCCGGCCCGTCGCCCCGGCCCGCCGGAGCGGCCCCGCCCGCGCTCTCCGCGGCGTGTCGGCGCTGCTCGGGGCCTGTGCGCTGCTGCTCCTGTCCGCCGCCCCCTCTGCGGCCGCGGCGGTCGCCTCCGCCCCGCCTCCCACTGCCGGGGCGGGCCCGGCCACCCCGTCCCCGGAGGCCGTCGACGCCTTGGTGGAGGACTACCGGGAGGCGACCGGCCTGCCCGGGGCGGCGGTGGTGCTGACCCACGGCACGGACATCGTGCACGTCGGCGGTTACGGCACCACCCCGGACGGCGCCCCGGTCACCGGCGGCACGCCCATGGCCATGGCGTCGGTCAGCAAGTCGTTCACCGCGCTGGCGGTCCTTCAACTGGCCGAAGCGGGGGAACTGGACCTGGACGACCCGGTGCGCGAGCACCTGCCCGAGTTCACGATGGCCGACCCCCGCGCGGAGCGGATCACCGTGCGCCAGTTGCTCGACCAGACCTCCGGCATGTCCGACGCCGAGTTCGCCTCCTACAGCCGGGGCCGGGAGACCCTCACCCTGCGCGAGTCGGTGGCCGACCTGCGCGGCGCCCGCCTGGCGGCCGAGCCCGGCACCCGCTGGGAGTACCACAACCCGAACTACCAGGTCGCCGCCCGGCTGGTCGAGGTGGTCGGCGGACGGCCCTTCGCCGACCACCTGGGGGAGGAGGTGTTCGCCCCGCTCGGCATGGACGCCACCACGACGATCGACACGGACCTGGACCTGCCCGCCGATGCCCGGGGCCACGTCGTCGTGCTCGGCCTGGCCCTGCCCGCGGACGAGCCGCCCGGGTTCGGGAACGGCTCCGGCGGGGTCGTCAGCACCGCCGAGGACATGGGGGCCTGGCTCACCGCCCACACGGCAGGGGGCCGTGGTCCGGACGGGGAGGAGACGGGACTGCTGTCGCCCGAGGGCTTCGAGGAGCTGTACACCCCCTCCGAGGCGTCCGGCTCCTACGCGCTGGGGTGGTCGCTGGGGCGGACCGCGTCGGGCGCGCGGATCGTGGAGCACAGCGGACAGATCATGACCGCCACCTCCCACCAGGCCCTGCTGCCCGAAAGCGGGCACGGCATCGCCGTCATGGCCAACACCGGCACCTCCGGCGCGGGGGCGAGCGCGCTGGCCGCCGCGCTCGTCGAACTCGTGGACTCCGGCGCGGCCCCGGAGCGGCCGGGGGCCGAGGGGGCGTGGGCGGTATGGACCGACGCTGTCCTGCTCGCCCTGGCCGCCGCGACCGTCCCGCTCGGAGTCCGCGGGGTGCGCCGGGCGGGCGGATGGGCGCTCGCGCGTTCGGGCCGGGCGCGGTGGGCGACGGCGGCGCGCCTGCTGCCGTACGCCCTGCCGCCGGTCTCGGCCGTGACCCTGCACGAGGTGCTCGGATGGCTGTACCAGGGGCGCGACATGGCCTGGTTCCAGCCGCCCTACCTGTTCCCCGCGTTCTGGGCGGCGCTGGTCGTGTGCTCCCTGGGCTGCTGCGCGGTGCTCGCGGCCCGGCTCGCGCGCCTCGCCGCGCTGACGAGGCCGGGCCGACCCGGGGGCCCGGAGCGGTCGTCGGCCGCGGGCGTGCGCACCGACGGCTAA
- a CDS encoding NUDIX hydrolase codes for MEDGDGNGWVHLPDGSRRWGVYGAAGLLLYGTDMAGTGHVLLQHRAEWTHMGGMWGIPGGARNRDETPLEAAVREFREEISGDLGGYTVVGTHEHDLAVWRYDTFLLSVPELAPFSPANSESIEVRWVPVTAAEALPLLPAFRTAWPALVADLERSVETAG; via the coding sequence ATGGAGGACGGCGACGGCAACGGCTGGGTGCACCTGCCGGACGGGTCCAGGCGCTGGGGAGTCTACGGTGCCGCGGGGCTGTTGTTGTACGGAACCGACATGGCCGGAACCGGACACGTGCTGCTCCAGCACCGGGCCGAGTGGACGCACATGGGCGGCATGTGGGGGATCCCCGGCGGTGCGCGCAACCGGGACGAGACGCCGCTGGAGGCCGCGGTACGGGAGTTCCGCGAGGAGATCTCCGGCGACCTGGGCGGGTACACGGTGGTGGGAACGCACGAGCACGACCTGGCGGTGTGGCGGTACGACACGTTCCTGTTGAGCGTGCCGGAACTGGCCCCCTTCTCCCCCGCCAACTCGGAGAGCATCGAGGTCCGGTGGGTCCCGGTGACGGCGGCGGAGGCGCTGCCGCTGCTGCCCGCGTTCCGGACGGCGTGGCCGGCCCTGGTGGCGGACCTGGAGAGGTCGGTGGAGACGGCGGGCTGA